A single genomic interval of Alteromonas sp. CI.11.F.A3 harbors:
- a CDS encoding flagellar hook-length control protein FliK, with the protein MTSQLSALLSNITQNTSGSKSSAASVMNNLSQAAALDTAAKVTVARLPEQILAIQTQGQPATQVSLLKSADLLPPQRPQLTSFSQGGVTQAVLISTETGMSTSQVTAMQLKTLSLSLATMLASMPTPQQNMRINVQATVTQVTNNQLSLSLADGQQLNVALKPNAAAQLSSDIKNNGKLVSLSLNQVPGDTGKLAVAITSTKHTNLATQGAQSAASTLQAAPLSITDSKVSAVITNTLRAQGIAFGHGNIGNANVPDTIAKQLPNIQTPNTLQQVSMLSLKGNTLTSYSAVSQAVLKYPSPEGGTVIPRASEQLAAKLSASAIPVGAIVERGVGKGVEKTAGNNSTVTDATAKTSANGNDNLVQRAKADNANQASSSPSIKSSPDLTTALGSKGVSIQGTDVHKAIITLSRALLSQTGSTQQALTQLTAILNGTVEGSDKTTAVLSQIAKQITGINSNALPSARPLLTPQPFNATNTPAATTTPASSNSSQESNASTNDNTASLKTAAGDINTGSTDTNLRKGISQLIALLGGSGNGIRGNATQGIAPPPNTAPSSDKAATQATSLQDVEKSGLEAKSSTPNTQQNTQATQNNTDASLASRIHALVNSPAIAVTPLTLTSPIAASNFVQGLVALLQLSLAGRALSRQPSLKAQIDSPDSIISKTITNTSATAPSSRVAQDVANLDSRTNLLANLKTLLANHQHSKVAQAETRVQGQDSFFYALPSVSQHYAPAELLVQREPDRQHEKEGKDGDRRLWNVTMKLDIGDAGQLLAKSKIDTDTITIDLYTSNETVLTRVADTLPFLERRLADLGLNVEKMSFQRGHIPETLNKRPHQIFETRV; encoded by the coding sequence ATGACATCACAGTTAAGCGCACTGCTTTCAAATATTACTCAGAATACTTCAGGGTCGAAATCGTCGGCAGCATCTGTGATGAATAATTTATCCCAAGCTGCAGCGCTTGATACCGCCGCGAAGGTAACCGTGGCGCGATTGCCCGAACAGATACTTGCTATTCAAACGCAAGGGCAACCAGCAACACAGGTTTCATTGTTGAAAAGCGCAGATTTATTGCCGCCACAGCGCCCTCAATTAACCTCTTTCAGTCAAGGTGGAGTAACTCAAGCTGTCCTTATTAGCACTGAAACAGGCATGAGTACCAGTCAAGTTACCGCGATGCAGCTTAAAACCCTTTCACTTTCGTTAGCGACAATGCTGGCATCTATGCCGACACCACAACAGAACATGCGCATTAATGTGCAGGCAACGGTTACGCAAGTAACGAATAATCAACTGAGTCTATCGCTAGCAGATGGTCAGCAGTTAAATGTAGCACTAAAGCCTAACGCCGCAGCGCAATTAAGTAGCGATATCAAAAACAATGGCAAGCTGGTTTCACTGTCACTTAATCAAGTGCCTGGTGATACGGGTAAATTGGCAGTTGCAATAACGTCAACGAAACATACAAACTTGGCCACACAGGGTGCTCAATCAGCAGCTTCCACTTTACAAGCCGCCCCTTTATCGATAACAGATAGCAAAGTTTCGGCTGTCATCACCAATACATTGCGCGCACAAGGTATCGCTTTCGGACATGGCAACATAGGCAACGCTAATGTGCCAGATACAATTGCTAAGCAACTTCCGAACATTCAAACACCAAATACTTTGCAGCAAGTATCTATGCTCAGCCTTAAGGGCAATACACTAACATCGTATTCCGCTGTAAGTCAGGCAGTATTGAAGTACCCTTCACCTGAAGGTGGTACTGTCATTCCAAGGGCTTCAGAGCAACTTGCCGCTAAACTTAGTGCTTCAGCTATTCCTGTGGGAGCCATAGTTGAAAGAGGGGTTGGAAAAGGGGTTGAAAAAACGGCTGGCAATAATTCCACTGTGACGGATGCCACAGCGAAAACTTCTGCAAATGGTAATGACAATTTAGTTCAACGAGCAAAAGCAGATAATGCTAATCAAGCGTCGAGTTCTCCATCAATTAAGTCATCGCCGGATTTAACCACCGCGTTAGGTAGCAAAGGTGTTTCGATACAAGGGACTGATGTTCACAAAGCTATTATTACATTGTCTCGCGCATTACTTAGCCAGACAGGCTCTACCCAACAAGCGCTTACACAGTTAACGGCAATACTTAACGGGACTGTCGAAGGCAGCGATAAAACCACTGCCGTATTAAGTCAAATAGCTAAGCAAATTACGGGAATAAATAGCAACGCATTACCCAGTGCTAGACCACTATTAACACCCCAACCATTTAATGCAACTAACACACCTGCTGCAACTACCACACCTGCCTCATCTAATTCGAGCCAAGAGAGTAACGCTTCCACAAATGACAATACTGCTAGCTTGAAAACGGCCGCCGGAGATATAAATACAGGTAGCACTGATACCAATTTGCGAAAAGGCATTTCTCAGCTAATCGCTTTGCTCGGTGGGTCGGGGAATGGCATTCGCGGAAATGCAACACAGGGCATAGCCCCCCCTCCAAATACAGCCCCTTCGAGTGATAAAGCAGCAACTCAAGCAACTAGTTTACAGGATGTAGAAAAAAGTGGTTTAGAGGCAAAATCCTCGACGCCAAATACCCAACAAAACACCCAAGCGACTCAAAATAACACCGATGCATCATTGGCTTCGCGCATTCATGCTTTGGTTAACTCCCCCGCTATCGCGGTAACGCCGCTAACCTTAACGTCTCCAATTGCGGCGTCTAATTTTGTGCAAGGTTTAGTGGCATTATTACAGCTATCATTAGCGGGTAGAGCACTATCAAGACAACCATCTCTTAAAGCACAAATTGATTCACCGGATAGCATTATTAGTAAAACGATAACCAATACGTCTGCTACTGCCCCTTCTAGCCGTGTTGCGCAAGATGTTGCCAACCTTGATAGTCGCACAAATTTACTGGCTAATTTAAAAACTTTATTGGCAAACCATCAACACAGTAAAGTCGCTCAAGCCGAAACTCGGGTTCAAGGGCAAGATAGTTTTTTCTATGCATTACCTTCCGTGTCTCAACATTACGCACCGGCTGAACTTTTAGTGCAAAGAGAGCCTGACCGACAACACGAAAAAGAGGGTAAAGACGGAGATCGACGTTTATGGAATGTCACCATGAAGCTAGATATTGGTGATGCG